A stretch of Natronococcus sp. CG52 DNA encodes these proteins:
- a CDS encoding metallophosphoesterase yields the protein MSDRAVDVPFTLTNRAVYLPEADALVLADVHFGRVAASSVDAPVDDGGDVCDRLEESLSAWQPETVVVAGDLLHSFSRIPRGVERSVSRFVDRVETVGASLVVTPGNHDTMLEAVFPGETTPAYRLADGETVVCHGHEPPSADADRYVVGHDHPALSIDGRKRPCFLYGPDSYEGASVLMLPAFTRLASGATVNRMRSRDFQSPLVTDVDACYPAVRDPSSDETLWFPPLGQSRRLL from the coding sequence ATGAGCGACCGAGCCGTCGACGTCCCGTTTACGCTCACTAACCGGGCGGTCTACCTTCCGGAAGCGGACGCGCTCGTCCTCGCCGACGTTCACTTCGGTCGCGTCGCCGCCTCGAGCGTCGACGCGCCGGTCGACGACGGCGGCGACGTCTGCGATCGACTCGAGGAGTCGCTCTCGGCGTGGCAGCCGGAAACGGTCGTCGTCGCCGGCGACCTGCTTCACTCGTTCTCGCGGATTCCGCGCGGCGTCGAGCGATCGGTTTCCCGGTTCGTCGATCGGGTCGAAACGGTCGGCGCGTCGCTGGTCGTCACCCCCGGCAATCACGACACGATGCTCGAGGCGGTTTTCCCGGGTGAAACGACACCGGCGTACCGGCTAGCGGACGGAGAGACCGTCGTCTGTCACGGGCACGAACCGCCGAGTGCGGACGCCGACCGGTACGTCGTCGGTCACGACCATCCAGCGCTGTCGATCGACGGGCGAAAACGACCGTGTTTCCTCTACGGACCCGATAGCTACGAGGGCGCGAGCGTCCTCATGCTCCCGGCCTTTACCCGCCTCGCATCCGGCGCGACCGTCAACCGTATGCGCTCTCGAGACTTCCAGTCGCCGCTGGTGACGGACGTCGACGCCTGCTATCCCGCCGTTCGGGACCCCTCGAGCGACGAGACGCTCTGGTTCCCGCCGCTCGGCCAGTCACGTCGACTCCTGTAA
- a CDS encoding ABC transporter ATP-binding protein, giving the protein MSLLEIDGVTKRFGGLVAVDDVSFTVDRGEIVGLIGPNGSGKSTIFNCIMSEYDVTAGTIRFDGKDVTDYRTHQVVNHGLSRVSQESNPIDALPVAGNIKLFTLPNSVVSLRGGASEEEIYRYAARVGLENELQELPDELPHADVRRLEVAKALATEPELLLLDEPFAGMNQQEIGELAATFETFREDGITMVIVDHNMGGLMGLVDRAVVLDNGDFLMEGSPDEVTTDERVKKAYLGGTEVA; this is encoded by the coding sequence GTGAGTCTGCTCGAGATCGACGGCGTCACGAAGCGCTTCGGCGGGCTCGTCGCCGTCGACGACGTCTCGTTTACGGTCGACCGCGGCGAGATCGTCGGACTGATCGGCCCGAACGGCTCGGGCAAATCGACGATATTCAACTGCATCATGAGCGAGTACGACGTCACCGCGGGAACGATCCGGTTCGACGGGAAGGACGTCACCGACTACCGGACCCACCAGGTCGTCAACCACGGGCTGTCGCGGGTTTCCCAGGAGTCGAACCCGATCGACGCGCTGCCCGTCGCCGGGAACATCAAGCTGTTCACGCTGCCGAACAGCGTCGTCTCCCTGCGCGGCGGCGCGAGCGAGGAGGAAATCTACCGGTACGCCGCTCGGGTCGGCCTCGAGAACGAGCTCCAGGAGCTCCCGGACGAACTGCCACACGCCGACGTCCGCCGGCTCGAGGTCGCGAAGGCGCTCGCGACCGAGCCGGAACTGCTCCTGCTCGACGAGCCCTTCGCGGGGATGAACCAGCAGGAGATCGGCGAACTCGCGGCGACGTTCGAGACGTTCCGCGAGGACGGGATCACGATGGTTATCGTCGATCACAACATGGGCGGACTGATGGGTCTCGTCGATCGGGCCGTCGTCCTCGACAACGGCGACTTCCTCATGGAGGGCAGTCCGGACGAGGTCACGACGGACGAACGCGTCAAGAAAGCCTACCTCGGCGGGACGGAGGTGGCGTAG
- the artA gene encoding archaeosortase A: protein MWPSVTTAALETVAGLESVASGPLGPAVLGSQPIDALAWIAIAAFVAALLVRWRGGAGSARSLGAVAWVAFGTYWLSMVPHYYYDVQSPLQTILALAALPLCVYAGYLLFGGRDSLFVLTKAVAIMGLIYLPAETIPVVRQWLIETTAIHTHYGMELLGYSPGLDEGVNGYESRFNFDSDETVTGRTTYIVMACTGLGSMAIFGGLIASVTAPLERKAAAFALAIGVIWFLNLVRNVFIGLATPWGWFQQDWLVSFMTTYMGAEANRVSYLVAHNYISQLLSVVALVGITFLVIKILPEVLRPLEEVLFVLTGTEYDLEHALGDDVRADGGTEVDGSRSDDR from the coding sequence ATGTGGCCCTCCGTGACGACCGCCGCACTCGAGACGGTCGCTGGGCTCGAATCCGTGGCGAGCGGGCCGCTCGGTCCGGCGGTGCTCGGAAGCCAGCCGATCGATGCGCTCGCCTGGATCGCGATCGCCGCGTTCGTCGCGGCGCTCCTCGTCCGATGGCGCGGTGGCGCCGGTTCCGCCCGGTCGCTCGGTGCGGTCGCCTGGGTCGCGTTCGGGACGTACTGGCTGTCGATGGTGCCCCACTACTATTACGACGTCCAGAGTCCCCTTCAGACGATACTGGCACTCGCCGCGCTGCCGCTGTGTGTCTACGCCGGCTACCTCCTGTTCGGCGGGCGCGACTCGCTGTTCGTCCTCACGAAAGCGGTCGCGATCATGGGCCTGATCTACCTGCCGGCGGAGACGATTCCGGTCGTCCGCCAGTGGTTGATCGAGACCACGGCGATCCACACCCACTACGGGATGGAACTGCTCGGCTACAGCCCCGGGCTCGACGAGGGAGTAAACGGCTACGAGAGCCGGTTCAACTTCGACTCCGACGAGACGGTCACCGGACGAACGACCTACATCGTCATGGCCTGTACCGGTCTCGGGAGCATGGCGATCTTCGGCGGCCTGATCGCGTCGGTTACGGCCCCGCTCGAGCGAAAGGCGGCCGCGTTCGCCCTCGCGATCGGCGTCATCTGGTTCCTCAACCTCGTCCGCAACGTCTTCATCGGACTGGCGACGCCGTGGGGCTGGTTCCAGCAGGACTGGCTGGTGTCGTTCATGACGACGTACATGGGTGCGGAGGCGAACCGCGTCTCCTACCTCGTCGCCCACAACTACATCTCGCAGTTGCTGTCGGTCGTCGCGCTCGTCGGGATCACCTTTCTCGTCATCAAAATCCTCCCGGAAGTGCTCAGACCCCTCGAGGAGGTGCTGTTCGTCCTCACCGGTACCGAGTACGACCTCGAGCACGCCCTCGGTGACGACGTCCGGGCCGATGGCGGCACTGAAGTCGACGGCTCACGATCGGACGACCGATGA
- a CDS encoding gluconate 2-dehydrogenase subunit 3 family protein, with translation MPDDDKPAMSFSHDLSRRTVMQMGGGLAVFGIAGTAEGFTPEDFDVTPLEQMQEAEVAEGGLQYFTIRQARVVYDLTARIYPSDDNGPGAPEAGVVYFIDQQMNSAWGRGERWYMQGPFAGKDPTDPFEDEAEEPEDVDQETEVPWAETNPAETQGWQYALTPNEAYDQGIAAVEEYAQQEYDGDSFTELDGDQQDEVVTALQEDEVETFENSDIDAGGFFLMVRQNTLEGMFSDPMYGGNREMVGWRLKGFPGTPGALGSYRGLIEDDEYIELEDDDFRELADDVGSLGIDDENEEPANEQGEGGHAHVHEAAEADFPKIVDPEAARGDADGKVTRTSLDEDAADDGGER, from the coding sequence ATGCCAGACGATGACAAACCTGCGATGAGCTTCTCTCACGACCTCTCACGGCGAACGGTAATGCAGATGGGCGGCGGACTGGCCGTCTTCGGAATCGCCGGAACGGCGGAAGGGTTCACGCCCGAGGACTTCGACGTGACACCCCTCGAGCAGATGCAGGAGGCCGAGGTTGCGGAAGGCGGCCTCCAGTACTTTACCATTCGGCAGGCGCGGGTGGTCTACGACCTGACGGCGCGAATATACCCGTCCGACGATAACGGCCCGGGCGCGCCGGAGGCCGGCGTCGTGTACTTCATCGACCAGCAGATGAACTCGGCGTGGGGACGCGGGGAGCGGTGGTACATGCAGGGGCCGTTCGCCGGGAAAGACCCGACCGATCCGTTCGAGGACGAGGCGGAAGAGCCCGAGGACGTCGACCAGGAGACGGAGGTCCCCTGGGCCGAAACGAACCCGGCGGAGACGCAGGGGTGGCAGTACGCGCTCACGCCGAACGAAGCCTACGACCAGGGGATCGCGGCCGTCGAGGAGTACGCCCAGCAGGAGTACGACGGCGATTCGTTCACGGAACTCGACGGGGACCAGCAGGACGAGGTGGTCACCGCGCTCCAGGAAGACGAGGTGGAGACGTTCGAGAACAGCGACATCGACGCGGGCGGCTTCTTCCTCATGGTCCGGCAGAACACCCTCGAGGGGATGTTCAGCGACCCGATGTACGGCGGCAACCGCGAGATGGTCGGCTGGCGACTGAAGGGGTTCCCCGGGACGCCCGGCGCGCTGGGCAGCTATCGGGGCCTGATCGAGGACGACGAGTACATCGAACTCGAAGACGACGACTTCCGAGAGCTGGCCGACGACGTCGGATCGCTCGGGATCGACGACGAGAACGAGGAACCGGCCAACGAACAGGGCGAGGGCGGCCACGCGCACGTCCACGAAGCGGCCGAGGCGGACTTCCCGAAGATCGTCGATCCGGAGGCCGCTCGCGGCGACGCAGACGGGAAGGTCACCCGGACGAGCCTCGACGAAGACGCCGCGGACGACGGAGGTGAGCGCTGA
- a CDS encoding NAD(P)/FAD-dependent oxidoreductase, translating into MGSTPAVIVVGGGLAGLVATRHLAGAGLDVTLFERDEVVGGRVRTRSRDGFRFDRGFQVLFPAYPAVRRELDLEALDLRRFAPGACIARPNHRSTLADPLREPRTFPATLFNPDISFGDKLRVVRLALELGRTDPEAIFEGSGPDASIEAYLRERGFSDGFVENFVAPFYGGITLDRSLSTSKRIFEYTFRTLAASEAAVPAAGMGAIPARLADEVRTAGGAIETGIGVTAVSSDEAAAGSGRATVTTDEGEEIDAAAVVVATDPPTARDLTNVDSIPTEARACVTQYYELPPGTDLETGGRLLLNASDEGPNQVVPHSAVAPEYAPDDATLISATYLGEREESDEELAAITRETLASWYPERRFDRLETLRTDRIGFAQFEQPPGIYDRLLDARDPDGSVYLAGDYTQWSSIQGAMKSGRLAAKAVLEDCSG; encoded by the coding sequence ATGGGTTCGACTCCAGCGGTGATCGTCGTCGGTGGCGGACTCGCCGGCCTCGTGGCAACGCGCCACCTCGCCGGTGCGGGACTCGACGTAACGCTGTTCGAACGCGACGAGGTCGTCGGCGGTCGTGTCCGGACGCGATCGCGCGACGGCTTTCGGTTCGATCGCGGCTTTCAGGTGCTCTTCCCCGCCTACCCCGCCGTCCGTCGCGAACTCGACCTCGAGGCGCTCGATCTCCGCCGGTTCGCTCCCGGTGCGTGTATCGCCCGTCCGAACCACCGGTCGACGCTTGCGGACCCGCTCCGAGAACCGAGGACGTTTCCGGCGACGCTGTTCAACCCGGACATCTCGTTCGGGGACAAACTCCGCGTCGTTCGACTCGCCCTGGAACTCGGACGCACCGATCCGGAGGCGATCTTCGAGGGCTCCGGACCGGACGCGTCGATCGAGGCGTACCTCCGCGAACGCGGCTTCTCCGACGGGTTCGTCGAGAACTTCGTCGCCCCCTTCTACGGCGGCATCACCCTCGACCGGTCGCTGTCGACCTCGAAGCGGATCTTCGAGTACACCTTCCGGACGCTCGCCGCGAGCGAGGCTGCCGTTCCGGCCGCGGGGATGGGCGCGATTCCGGCCCGGCTCGCCGACGAGGTGCGGACCGCCGGCGGAGCGATCGAGACGGGCATCGGCGTCACGGCGGTCTCGAGCGACGAGGCGGCCGCCGGAAGCGGTAGGGCGACGGTGACGACCGACGAGGGCGAGGAGATCGACGCCGCTGCGGTCGTCGTCGCGACCGACCCGCCGACCGCTCGAGACCTGACCAACGTGGATTCGATCCCGACCGAGGCGCGGGCCTGCGTCACCCAGTACTACGAACTCCCTCCGGGAACGGACCTCGAGACCGGCGGACGCCTCCTCCTGAACGCGAGCGATGAGGGGCCGAACCAGGTCGTTCCCCACAGCGCGGTCGCACCCGAGTACGCGCCCGACGACGCGACGCTGATCAGCGCGACCTATCTGGGCGAACGCGAGGAGAGCGACGAGGAACTCGCCGCGATCACGCGGGAGACGCTCGCGTCGTGGTACCCCGAACGCCGGTTCGACCGGCTCGAGACGCTACGGACGGATCGGATCGGGTTCGCCCAGTTCGAACAGCCGCCGGGAATCTACGACCGGTTACTGGACGCCCGCGATCCGGACGGATCGGTCTACCTGGCCGGGGATTACACGCAGTGGTCGTCGATCCAGGGGGCGATGAAGAGCGGACGACTCGCGGCGAAGGCGGTGCTCGAGGACTGCTCGGGGTAA
- a CDS encoding GMC family oxidoreductase, translating to MVQELDPVDVVTVGAGWTGGIIAKELAQNDYQVVSLERGGERETADFFTVHDELGYALRYKLMQDLSKETITFRNNVDEPALPMRRFGAFLPGSGEGGAGVHWNGVTWRFLPYDFEIRSRTIEEYGEEKIPENMQLQDWGISYEELEPYFDEFEYTAGIAGEAGNIEGEIQDDGNPYEGPRSRDYPLPPMLDTPVLELFKETTAEMGYEPFQQPSANLTEQYTNPDGVQQGQCEYCGYCERFGCEWGAKASPITTVLPAARETGNFELRTHSDVVELLYDEDEQRVEGVRYVDRRTDEVYEQPADVVALTAYVLNNVRLLLLSEIGEPYDPETGEGVVGKNYCYQNFQASARGFFDDEEWNLYMGAGALGAAIDDFNGDNFDHEDLDFLHGGNVAISQTGERPIANHPVPEGTSEWGSEFKAESLEYYHSSISISCQGSVLPFRENYLDLDPEYTDQYGRPLLRMTFDWREQDRNLVEYVGPRLEEIMEEMGADTVDASTTIEESFDITPYQSTHNTGGAIMGADPEQSVVNNYLQNWDAHNLFVPGASAFAHNSGYNPTGTVGALAFRAAEGIQEYLDNPDLLVDAES from the coding sequence ATGGTTCAAGAACTCGATCCCGTCGACGTGGTGACCGTCGGCGCGGGCTGGACCGGCGGCATCATCGCCAAGGAGCTCGCCCAGAACGACTACCAGGTGGTGAGCCTCGAACGGGGCGGCGAGCGCGAAACGGCGGACTTCTTCACGGTCCACGACGAGCTGGGGTACGCGCTCCGGTACAAGTTGATGCAGGACCTCTCGAAGGAGACGATCACGTTCCGGAACAACGTCGACGAACCCGCCCTGCCGATGCGCCGCTTCGGCGCGTTCCTGCCGGGATCCGGCGAGGGCGGCGCGGGCGTCCACTGGAACGGCGTCACCTGGCGGTTCCTCCCCTACGACTTCGAGATCCGGTCGCGGACGATCGAGGAATACGGCGAGGAGAAGATCCCCGAGAACATGCAGCTCCAGGATTGGGGGATCAGCTACGAGGAGCTGGAGCCGTACTTCGACGAGTTCGAGTACACCGCCGGCATCGCGGGCGAGGCGGGCAACATCGAGGGGGAAATCCAGGACGACGGCAACCCCTACGAGGGACCGCGTTCGCGGGACTACCCGCTCCCGCCGATGCTGGATACTCCGGTGCTCGAACTGTTCAAGGAGACGACGGCGGAGATGGGATACGAACCGTTCCAGCAGCCCTCGGCCAACCTCACGGAGCAGTACACGAACCCGGACGGCGTCCAGCAGGGCCAGTGCGAGTACTGCGGCTACTGCGAGCGGTTCGGCTGCGAGTGGGGCGCGAAGGCGTCGCCGATCACCACCGTCTTACCCGCCGCACGGGAGACCGGGAACTTCGAGTTGCGAACGCACTCTGACGTCGTGGAGCTGCTGTACGACGAAGACGAACAGCGGGTCGAGGGCGTCCGGTACGTCGACCGGCGGACCGACGAGGTGTACGAGCAGCCGGCCGACGTCGTCGCGCTGACCGCGTACGTGCTGAACAACGTCCGGCTCCTGTTGCTGTCGGAGATCGGCGAGCCGTACGACCCCGAGACGGGCGAGGGCGTCGTCGGGAAGAACTACTGCTACCAGAACTTCCAGGCCAGCGCTCGCGGGTTCTTCGACGACGAGGAGTGGAACCTCTACATGGGTGCCGGAGCGCTGGGGGCAGCGATCGACGACTTCAACGGCGACAACTTCGACCACGAGGACCTGGACTTCCTCCACGGCGGCAACGTCGCCATCAGCCAGACCGGCGAGCGACCGATCGCCAACCACCCGGTACCCGAGGGAACCTCGGAGTGGGGATCCGAGTTCAAAGCGGAGAGTCTCGAGTACTACCACAGTTCGATCTCGATCTCCTGCCAGGGATCGGTACTCCCCTTCCGGGAGAACTACCTCGACCTCGATCCGGAGTACACCGACCAGTACGGCCGGCCGCTGCTCCGGATGACCTTCGACTGGCGCGAGCAGGACCGCAACCTCGTCGAGTACGTCGGCCCGCGCCTCGAGGAGATCATGGAAGAGATGGGCGCCGACACGGTCGACGCCAGCACGACCATCGAGGAGAGCTTCGACATCACGCCCTACCAGTCGACGCACAACACCGGCGGCGCGATCATGGGCGCCGATCCGGAGCAGTCGGTCGTGAACAACTACCTGCAAAACTGGGACGCGCACAACCTGTTCGTTCCCGGCGCCTCGGCGTTCGCCCACAATAGCGGCTACAACCCCACGGGGACGGTCGGCGCGCTGGCCTTCAGGGCCGCGGAGGGAATCCAAGAGTACCTCGACAACCCCGACCTGCTCGTGGACGCGGAATCGTAA
- a CDS encoding branched-chain amino acid ABC transporter permease, whose product MLGTLLSILILGAMISAVYALIAIGFTMIFGVGGVLNLAHGALIMIGAFAYLGLTSTGGMLSLPPMVGFVIAVAVSAGASYAMYAGLVQFIEENVVITFLATVVLALLATELVTFWFGTDPYQLVPLVAGSLHLENVGTRVRYMELLGFVISWIAIGLLWYYVTQTDEGRSILATSMSERGAQLTGVDLDFVKSRTWLIAGAFAGIAGVFLGSLLSTYPVMWLNPLAIAFIIVVIGGIGSIKGSVVAAYLIGYLETVTIQFLGSSFQGIFSLVVLVVVLLVLPQGLYGREFVHE is encoded by the coding sequence ATGCTCGGCACACTGCTGTCGATACTGATTCTGGGCGCGATGATCAGCGCCGTCTACGCGCTGATCGCGATCGGCTTTACGATGATCTTCGGCGTGGGCGGGGTGTTGAACCTCGCACACGGTGCCCTGATCATGATCGGCGCCTTCGCGTATCTTGGACTCACCTCGACGGGAGGGATGCTCTCCCTGCCGCCGATGGTCGGATTCGTTATCGCCGTCGCCGTTTCGGCCGGTGCCTCCTACGCGATGTACGCGGGGCTGGTACAGTTCATCGAGGAGAACGTCGTCATCACGTTCCTCGCAACGGTCGTCCTCGCGCTGTTGGCGACCGAACTCGTGACCTTCTGGTTCGGGACGGATCCCTACCAGCTCGTGCCGCTCGTCGCCGGTTCCTTGCACCTCGAGAACGTGGGGACGCGCGTTCGCTACATGGAGTTACTCGGGTTCGTCATCTCCTGGATCGCGATCGGTCTCCTCTGGTACTACGTAACCCAGACCGACGAGGGACGATCGATCCTCGCGACGTCGATGAGCGAGCGCGGCGCGCAGCTCACGGGCGTCGACCTCGACTTCGTCAAGTCCCGGACCTGGCTGATCGCCGGGGCCTTCGCCGGCATCGCCGGCGTGTTCCTGGGATCGTTGCTCTCGACGTACCCGGTGATGTGGCTCAACCCGCTCGCCATCGCGTTCATCATCGTCGTCATCGGCGGAATCGGGAGCATCAAGGGGTCGGTCGTCGCGGCCTACCTCATCGGCTACCTCGAGACGGTGACGATCCAGTTCCTCGGCTCGAGTTTCCAGGGGATCTTCTCGCTGGTCGTCCTCGTCGTCGTTCTGCTCGTCCTACCGCAGGGACTGTACGGGAGGGAGTTCGTCCATGAGTAG
- a CDS encoding transporter has translation MVRVSTLLIPLGIGLLFVPIPPVATVLGALTIVVGIALRVLTDM, from the coding sequence ATGGTCCGAGTCTCGACACTCCTGATCCCGCTCGGTATCGGCCTGCTGTTCGTTCCAATCCCACCGGTCGCAACCGTCCTCGGCGCGCTCACGATCGTAGTAGGGATCGCGCTCAGAGTACTCACCGATATGTAG
- a CDS encoding branched-chain amino acid ABC transporter permease yields the protein MSSETDRSTGSTRALGDTWRSVDDGLRTVGSRINPVFQPLADGYNRLFGAYFGEMNGLQFLLIFGSLLGLLTAPFWGTFSLVQTMTIACIWAVFAMSWDIQSGYTGYISFGHSVLSGAAAYATAMLVYNVDPEMSMAVTIPLSILAALVVGLLIALPTLRLSGPYFSLITFVAVLIFYRLIRPFSEYTGGETGIQGVEVFTYDPLVRYYYMLIPMLVVAVALTFVARSNIGLVLMAIRENESAVNAAGLDATKFKLWSFVLSSIPMGIGGVLLVHYYGSVDPTTFVVVDNSIEMIAMAVLGGMSSILGPLGGAFLFVVLEDFLLEGLPASARWTILWVIILLVLVFARDGLFRKLWHKLDSYGHRGENR from the coding sequence ATGAGTAGCGAAACCGATCGTTCGACCGGCTCGACGCGGGCGCTGGGAGACACCTGGCGCAGCGTCGACGACGGACTACGCACCGTCGGCAGTCGAATCAACCCCGTCTTCCAGCCCCTCGCAGACGGCTACAACCGGCTGTTCGGGGCGTACTTCGGCGAGATGAACGGCCTGCAGTTCCTGCTGATCTTCGGATCGCTGCTCGGGCTGCTGACGGCCCCCTTCTGGGGGACGTTCTCGCTCGTTCAGACGATGACGATCGCCTGCATCTGGGCGGTGTTCGCTATGAGCTGGGACATCCAGAGCGGCTACACCGGCTACATCAGCTTCGGCCACTCCGTGCTGTCGGGCGCGGCGGCGTACGCGACGGCGATGCTCGTCTACAACGTCGATCCCGAGATGTCGATGGCCGTTACGATTCCGCTCTCGATCCTCGCGGCGCTCGTCGTCGGGCTGCTGATCGCGCTCCCGACGCTTCGATTGAGCGGACCGTACTTCTCGCTGATCACGTTCGTCGCCGTGTTGATCTTCTACCGGTTGATCCGGCCGTTCAGCGAGTACACCGGCGGCGAAACCGGGATCCAGGGCGTGGAGGTGTTCACGTACGATCCGCTCGTGCGCTACTACTACATGCTGATCCCGATGCTCGTCGTCGCCGTCGCGCTGACGTTCGTCGCCCGCTCGAACATCGGGCTCGTGCTCATGGCGATCCGGGAGAACGAGTCGGCGGTTAACGCCGCCGGGCTCGACGCGACCAAGTTCAAGCTCTGGTCGTTCGTCCTGAGTTCGATTCCGATGGGGATCGGCGGCGTCCTCCTGGTGCACTACTACGGCTCCGTCGATCCGACGACGTTCGTCGTGGTCGACAACAGCATCGAGATGATCGCCATGGCGGTTCTGGGCGGAATGAGTTCGATCCTCGGCCCGCTGGGAGGTGCGTTCCTCTTCGTCGTGCTCGAGGACTTCCTCCTCGAGGGGTTGCCGGCGTCGGCTCGTTGGACGATCCTCTGGGTGATCATCCTGCTCGTGCTCGTGTTCGCCCGGGACGGACTGTTCCGGAAGTTGTGGCACAAGCTCGACAGCTACGGACATCGAGGTGAGAATCGGTGA
- a CDS encoding N-acyl homoserine lactonase family protein, with protein sequence MVDATVTPIERGTITTDFNHVLEAHTMGSAVDPDPETVMGDGPVYNLVIDHPEGTILWDTGSHPEADSGHWPDELYAAFEHTGLRPLEDDLESAGYAVSDIDYVIQSHLHLDHAGGLYAFEGTDVPVFVHEEELKYAYYSAKTDAGSDAYVSGDFDRDLNWEIVHGEREQQFRDLEFVHLPGHTPGLLGVRLELDEAGTVFVAGDQAYVRANYEDEHPMGGSLLWSKRAWFESLRLLEEEERRNDAQVICGHDAADLETLRNGL encoded by the coding sequence ATGGTCGATGCGACCGTCACACCGATCGAACGCGGGACGATCACCACGGACTTCAACCACGTTCTCGAGGCCCATACGATGGGGTCGGCCGTCGACCCCGACCCCGAGACGGTCATGGGCGACGGGCCCGTCTACAACCTCGTGATCGACCACCCCGAGGGGACGATCCTCTGGGACACCGGCTCGCATCCCGAGGCCGACTCGGGCCACTGGCCCGACGAACTGTACGCGGCCTTCGAGCACACCGGCCTCCGGCCGCTCGAGGACGACCTCGAGTCGGCGGGGTACGCCGTCTCGGATATCGACTACGTGATCCAGAGCCACCTCCACCTCGACCACGCCGGCGGCCTCTACGCCTTCGAGGGAACCGACGTCCCGGTCTTCGTCCACGAGGAGGAGTTGAAGTACGCCTACTACAGCGCCAAGACCGACGCCGGCAGCGACGCCTACGTTTCCGGCGACTTCGACCGCGACCTGAACTGGGAGATCGTCCACGGCGAGCGCGAGCAGCAGTTCCGAGACCTCGAGTTCGTCCACCTGCCGGGCCACACGCCCGGCCTGCTCGGCGTCCGGCTCGAACTCGACGAGGCCGGGACGGTGTTCGTCGCGGGCGACCAGGCCTACGTCCGGGCGAACTACGAGGACGAACACCCGATGGGCGGCAGCTTGCTCTGGAGCAAGCGCGCCTGGTTCGAGAGTCTGCGGCTACTCGAGGAGGAAGAGCGGCGAAACGACGCGCAGGTTATCTGCGGACACGACGCGGCCGACCTCGAGACGCTCCGAAACGGACTGTAA
- a CDS encoding ABC transporter ATP-binding protein — protein MAALELADVHVRYGKSHALKGVSLAIESGEIYGVIGPNGAGKTTMLDAIAGFVDYEGRIEYAGTDLAGRSAQEIVNDGLVYCTEDRDLFPFFSVHENLLMGAQFREDRDAVREDFEMVYELFPRLDERRDQEAETMSGGEQQMLAIGRALMSDPDVLMLDEPTLGLAPIIIEDINEAIERLNDEGLTILLAEQNSTFALRHAERLALLETGTIELSGSASELRDDEYIRDAYIGVH, from the coding sequence ATGGCCGCCCTCGAACTCGCGGACGTCCACGTCCGGTACGGCAAGTCCCACGCGCTGAAGGGGGTCTCGCTGGCGATCGAGTCCGGCGAGATCTACGGCGTGATCGGCCCCAACGGCGCCGGCAAGACGACCATGCTCGACGCGATCGCCGGCTTCGTCGACTACGAGGGGCGGATCGAGTACGCCGGAACCGACCTCGCCGGGCGCAGCGCCCAGGAGATCGTCAACGACGGTCTCGTCTACTGCACCGAGGACCGGGACCTGTTCCCGTTCTTCTCGGTTCACGAAAACCTGCTGATGGGCGCGCAGTTCCGCGAGGACCGGGATGCGGTCCGCGAGGACTTCGAGATGGTCTACGAGCTGTTCCCCCGGCTCGACGAACGGCGGGATCAGGAGGCCGAAACGATGAGCGGCGGCGAACAGCAGATGCTCGCGATCGGCCGGGCGCTGATGAGCGATCCCGACGTGTTGATGCTCGACGAACCGACGCTCGGGCTCGCACCGATCATCATCGAAGACATCAATGAGGCGATCGAGCGGTTGAACGACGAGGGGCTGACGATCCTGCTGGCCGAACAGAACTCGACGTTCGCGCTTCGTCACGCCGAGCGGCTCGCGCTGCTCGAGACCGGGACGATCGAACTGTCCGGCTCCGCGTCGGAGCTCCGGGACGACGAGTACATCCGCGACGCCTACATCGGCGTTCACTGA